The DNA region AAGGTCGTATTGCTAAAGCTATACGAACGGTCGTCAAAGCAGCTGCAACCAAAGATGATAAACGTGTGGTTGTAGAAATACTTTAATCATTTTATGTAGTCCTATAAAATAATTAAGTTAAGCTTAAACAATGGGCTGTCTTATAAGCAATACGTTCTGTGAGCGATATTTCTTAGAAGACAGCCTTATTTACTAAAGCTTAAAGTGAAGAAAAAGGTGGTAACATGGAATATATGTATATTGGTCGTGTGGCAAATACCCATGGTGTAAAAGGCGTCATAAAAGTCCTTCCAACCACAGATGACCCAAAACGATTTGAATTGTTAAAAAAAGTAACCATAGAAGATGCCCGAGGTAAAGAGGCGGATTATACGGTAGTTAAAGTTAAGTACCTGCATCAATTTGTCCTACTTGAACTAAAAGAAGTCATTGATATGAATATGGCTGAAAGTCTAAAACAAGGGATTATCAAAATACCAAAAGAAGAAGCTTTGCCTCTTGAGACAGATGAATACTATGTTCAAGACCTAATTGGATTAAAGGTTTATGACCACCTAGATGCTTATTTAGGTACCCTAAAAGACGTACTTTTTACGGGTAGTAATGAAGTTTATGTCGTCACCCTTGAATCCGGTAAAGAGCTTTTATTACCAGCCATTAAAGATTGTATCTTGAATGTGGATATGGCAGATCAGAGAATGAAGGTTTATGTCATGGAAGGACTGATGTGATGAAGTTTAATGTCTTGACGCTTTTTCCGGATATGGTTATGGATAGCTTAAATCATAGCATAATTGGAAAAGCCATGGAAAAAGGCATCATTCAAGTCAATTCTATTAACTTTAGAGACTTTAGTGACTCTAAACACAATTCTGTGGATGATTATCCCTATGGTGGTGGTGCAGGCATGGTTATTCAAGCTCAGCCTGTCCTTGACGCTTATGAGGACCTTGTCAAGAAGGAAGGTACTTCTAGGCTCATCTATCTGACACCCCAGGGGAAGACCTTTAACCAAGCAATG from Petrocella atlantisensis includes:
- the rimM gene encoding ribosome maturation factor RimM (Essential for efficient processing of 16S rRNA) yields the protein MEYMYIGRVANTHGVKGVIKVLPTTDDPKRFELLKKVTIEDARGKEADYTVVKVKYLHQFVLLELKEVIDMNMAESLKQGIIKIPKEEALPLETDEYYVQDLIGLKVYDHLDAYLGTLKDVLFTGSNEVYVVTLESGKELLLPAIKDCILNVDMADQRMKVYVMEGLM